From one Geoalkalibacter halelectricus genomic stretch:
- the ftsX gene encoding permease-like cell division protein FtsX translates to MFERLLFFFRRALRNMRQSPFLCAAAVATLTLSLSIVAFFAIIVFNVETLTARWSEEVQVVAYLDAPPPPQVLAERAEQIRQLPGVAGVEVVSREQAFERFRSRLGQHGDLLDGVDPQILPASLEIALEADYRNPQGVESVVAALQARGDLGELRYAQDWLQRFEAFLGLLRLIGLVVGVFLFFATLFIVSNTIRLTLFARREELEVMALVGATPMFIKLPFIIEGALQGLAGGLLALAGVYLAHLLFLREGLGTLLFAVGGAEVLFLPPAHLATLLALGLFLGVFGSLGALRKFVRI, encoded by the coding sequence ATGTTTGAGCGTCTGCTGTTCTTTTTTCGGCGGGCCTTGCGCAACATGCGCCAGAGCCCTTTTCTGTGCGCCGCCGCCGTGGCGACGTTGACCCTGTCGCTGAGCATCGTCGCTTTTTTCGCCATTATCGTCTTCAATGTTGAAACCCTCACCGCGCGCTGGAGCGAGGAGGTGCAGGTGGTGGCCTACCTCGATGCGCCGCCCCCGCCGCAGGTGCTGGCCGAGCGCGCCGAGCAAATCCGTCAACTGCCCGGCGTGGCCGGGGTCGAGGTGGTCAGCCGCGAGCAAGCCTTCGAGCGGTTTCGCAGCCGCTTGGGGCAGCACGGCGATTTGCTCGACGGGGTGGATCCGCAGATTCTGCCCGCTTCCCTGGAAATCGCCCTGGAGGCCGATTACCGCAATCCCCAGGGGGTCGAGAGCGTGGTTGCCGCCTTGCAGGCCCGCGGCGATCTTGGTGAACTGCGCTACGCTCAGGATTGGCTGCAGCGTTTCGAGGCCTTTCTCGGTCTGTTGCGCCTGATCGGCCTGGTGGTCGGGGTCTTTTTGTTTTTCGCCACCTTGTTCATCGTTTCCAACACCATCCGCCTGACCCTGTTCGCCCGGCGCGAGGAACTCGAGGTCATGGCCCTGGTCGGGGCCACACCCATGTTTATCAAGCTGCCCTTCATCATCGAGGGCGCGCTGCAAGGTTTGGCCGGCGGCCTGCTCGCCCTGGCCGGTGTCTACCTGGCCCATCTGCTGTTTCTGCGCGAGGGCCTGGGCACGCTGCTGTTTGCCGTGGGCGGCGCCGAGGTGCTGTTCCTGCCGCCCGCTCACCTGGCGACGCTGCTGGCGCTGGGCCTATTCCTCGGCGTCTTCGGCAGCTTGGGTGCGTTGCGCAAATTCGTGCGAATTTAG